In Helianthus annuus cultivar XRQ/B chromosome 8, HanXRQr2.0-SUNRISE, whole genome shotgun sequence, a single genomic region encodes these proteins:
- the LOC110873662 gene encoding protein BRASSINAZOLE-RESISTANT 1: protein MLFTKQMLPSFEYLITFDVNQKTSTYSHTLNKTEAERKMMWEGGSSTEATEASGGGGGRRKPSWRERENNRRRERRRRAIAANIYSGLRAQGNYDLPKHCDNNEVLKALCREAGWVVLPDGTTFRKGCKPPPSIDIRNISTNTTPCSSQKSSPTNHHHRFTFFNDSIPSSLPRLRISNSAPVTPPIPSPTSKTHQNNNNLIWESLNSQTMSSLNIIPNLMISCSAPTSPTRYQRFKPMTIPECDESGCSTNDWLRFQDHGPMAMSPTFHLVKPGDAEFDKGKGVEVGFENGGLKAWEGERIHDMGFDDLELTLGSGNSK, encoded by the exons ATGTTGTTTACAAAACAGATGCTTCCTTCCTTTGAGTATCTCATCACTTTTGACGTCAACCAAAAAACCTCAACTTACTCACACACATTGAATAAAACCGAAGCAGAAAGAAAGATGATGTGGGAAGGTGGATCATCAACAGAGGCGACGGAAGCAAGCGGAGGCGGAGGTGGTCGGAGGAAACCGTCGTGGAGGGAGAGAGAAAACAACCGGAGGAGAGAGAGACGGAGGAGAGCGATTGCAGCTAACATATATAGCGGATTGAGAGCTCAGGGGAACTATGATCTGCCCAAACATTGTGATAATAATGAGGTTTTGAAGGCTCTCTGTAGAGAAGCTGGTTGGGTTGTGCTTCCTGATGGCACCACATTTCGTAAG GGATGCAAGCCACCTCCCTCCATTGACATCAGGAACATATCAACCAACACAACACCATGCTCTTCCCAGAAATCGAGTCCAACGAATCATCATCATCGCTTCACCTTTTTTAACGATTCGATTCCATCTTCGCTCCCTCGGCTTCGCATATCAAACAGTGCCCCTGTAACTCCACCAATCCCATCCCCAACATCAAAGACTCATCAAAACAACAACAACCTGATTTGGGAATCTTTAAACAGTCAAACAATGTCCTCATTAAACATCATACCAAATCTTATGATATCCTGTTCTGCACCCACAAGCCCAACAAGATACCAGCGGTTCAAACCCATGACTATACCTGAATGTGACGAGTCTGGCTGCTCCACCAATGACTGGCTGAGGTTCCAAGACCATGGGCCTATGGCGATGAGCCCGACATTCCACCTGGTTAAACCTGGTGATGCCGAATTTGATAAAGGAAAAGGGGTAGAAGTTGGATTTGAGAATGGTGGGCTCAAGGCATGGGAAGGTGAAAGGATTCATGATATGGGATTCGATGATCTTGAGCTAACTCTTGGAAGTGGTAATTCTAAGTGA